One segment of Curtobacterium sp. MR_MD2014 DNA contains the following:
- a CDS encoding molybdopterin-dependent oxidoreductase translates to MSTSAAPTTEQAPTPTPVRRPALLAAVCGVIAIAAFLAVAELGALLLGGAGSPLVAVGSAVIDLAPPAAKDLMVGLFGTGDKVALFVLMAVVTAAVSAGAGVLERARPPFGALVLAAGAVLALVAVTTRSGSGTWDGAPTVLGVAAAIVVLRVLLRHLRRWEAATAVPSASPRPAATERRTFLVWSTTTAVAAIVVGGASRAGTAAVQAAAAARRAVRLPRAATTAPAVPGGASLDVDGITPYVTPNADFYRIDTALRVPSVDPADWSLRIHGAVDREVELTWDELLALPLQEHMATLSCVSNEVGGDLIGNALWLGYPIRELLARAGVQDGADMVLSRSIDGFSAGTPLDVLQDEGTAALLAIGMNGEPLPAEHGFPVRMVVPGLFGYVSATKWVTELEVTRFADAQGYWTPRGWSERGPVKLESRIDTPRGGASVTAGQQVAVAGVAWQPHTGVKAVQVRIDDGSWQDATLADSVSADTWRQWVYRWTPDAGSHTIRVRAVSADGQVQTSVERPPAPNGATGWHTVHVSAG, encoded by the coding sequence GTGAGCACGTCAGCGGCACCGACCACCGAGCAGGCACCGACCCCGACCCCGGTCCGTCGCCCGGCCCTGCTCGCCGCGGTCTGCGGCGTGATCGCGATCGCCGCGTTCCTGGCGGTCGCCGAGCTCGGAGCGCTGCTGCTCGGCGGGGCGGGCAGTCCGCTGGTGGCCGTCGGCTCCGCCGTGATCGACCTCGCTCCCCCGGCGGCGAAGGACCTGATGGTCGGCCTGTTCGGCACCGGGGACAAGGTCGCCCTCTTCGTGCTCATGGCCGTGGTGACGGCCGCGGTCAGCGCCGGCGCCGGTGTGCTCGAACGTGCCCGGCCGCCGTTCGGCGCGCTCGTCCTCGCGGCCGGTGCGGTCCTCGCGCTGGTCGCCGTCACCACCCGCTCGGGCAGCGGCACGTGGGACGGAGCGCCCACGGTCCTCGGCGTCGCAGCCGCGATCGTCGTGCTCCGCGTGCTCCTGCGCCACCTCCGCCGGTGGGAGGCAGCGACCGCCGTGCCGTCGGCCTCGCCCCGCCCCGCGGCGACCGAGCGGCGCACCTTCCTCGTGTGGAGCACGACGACGGCCGTGGCGGCCATCGTCGTGGGAGGAGCGTCGCGAGCCGGCACCGCGGCGGTGCAGGCCGCCGCAGCGGCACGGCGGGCGGTCCGGCTGCCCCGTGCGGCGACGACCGCGCCCGCCGTTCCCGGGGGCGCGTCCCTCGACGTCGACGGGATCACGCCCTACGTCACCCCGAACGCCGACTTCTACCGGATCGACACCGCGCTGCGGGTCCCGTCCGTCGACCCCGCGGACTGGTCGCTCCGCATCCACGGCGCCGTCGACCGCGAGGTCGAGCTGACGTGGGACGAGCTGCTGGCGCTCCCGCTGCAGGAGCACATGGCCACGCTCAGCTGCGTGTCGAACGAGGTCGGCGGCGACCTGATCGGCAACGCGCTGTGGCTGGGCTACCCGATCCGTGAGCTGCTCGCTCGTGCGGGTGTCCAGGACGGTGCCGACATGGTGCTGTCCCGCAGCATCGACGGGTTCTCCGCGGGCACGCCGCTGGACGTGCTGCAGGACGAGGGCACGGCTGCGTTGCTCGCGATCGGGATGAACGGCGAACCGCTGCCGGCCGAGCACGGGTTCCCGGTGCGGATGGTGGTCCCCGGGCTGTTCGGCTACGTCTCCGCGACGAAGTGGGTGACGGAGCTCGAGGTCACCCGCTTCGCCGACGCCCAGGGCTACTGGACACCCCGCGGGTGGTCGGAGCGCGGGCCGGTGAAGCTCGAGTCGCGGATCGACACCCCTCGCGGCGGTGCCTCGGTGACCGCCGGGCAGCAGGTCGCGGTCGCCGGCGTCGCGTGGCAGCCGCACACCGGCGTGAAGGCCGTGCAGGTCCGCATCGACGACGGCTCGTGGCAGGACGCCACGCTCGCCGACTCCGTCTCGGCCGACACCTGGCGACAGTGGGTGTACCGCTGGACGCCCGACGCCGGCTCGCACACGATCCGGGTCCGGGCGGTCAGCGCCGACGGTCAGGTGCAGACGAGCGTCGAGCGGCCGCCGGCGCCGAACGGCGCGACCGGGTGGCACACGGTGCACGTCAGCGCCGGCTGA
- the gndA gene encoding NADP-dependent phosphogluconate dehydrogenase, with protein sequence MADNEQHDDGGTANIGVVGLAVMGSNLARNLASREGNTVAVYNRTYARTQELLDEHGDMGFIASEDIDGFVASLSKPRTAIIMVQAGKGTDAVIEQLADRFEEGDIIVDGGNANFHDTIRREHDLREQGLNFVGTGISGGEEGALKGPSIMPGGSDEAWETLGPILKSIAAVAEGEPCVTHIGTDGAGHFVKMVHNGIEYADMQLIAESYDLLRRAGGHSVDELVQIYEKWNEGDLESYLIEITGEVLKQQDADSGKPLVDVIRDEAGSKGTGVWTVQNAVGLGIPVSGIGEAVFARAVSSKPSQRAAVQRSVTNRPDVVDVPDTFEDDVRAALYASKVVAYAQGFDLIIAGAKEYDWDIDLGAVAKIWRGGCIIRAQFLNRIVEAYDKNPALESLLVDPYFADAVAEGEAAWRRIVGIAAASGIPAPGFSSALAYFDSLASDRLPAALIQGQRDFFGAHTYQRVDKDGTFHTLWSEDGRREVEQEPSTH encoded by the coding sequence GTGGCGGACAACGAACAGCACGACGACGGCGGCACGGCGAACATCGGTGTCGTCGGTCTGGCGGTGATGGGGTCGAACCTGGCCCGCAACCTCGCCTCGCGCGAGGGCAACACGGTCGCGGTGTACAACCGCACCTACGCGCGCACCCAGGAGTTGCTGGACGAGCACGGCGACATGGGGTTCATCGCGTCCGAGGACATCGACGGCTTCGTCGCGTCGCTGTCGAAGCCGCGCACCGCGATCATCATGGTGCAGGCGGGCAAGGGCACCGACGCCGTCATCGAGCAGCTCGCCGACCGTTTCGAGGAAGGCGACATCATCGTCGACGGCGGCAACGCCAACTTCCACGACACCATCCGCCGCGAGCACGACCTGCGTGAGCAGGGCCTGAACTTCGTCGGCACCGGCATCTCGGGTGGCGAGGAGGGCGCGCTGAAGGGCCCGTCGATCATGCCCGGCGGCTCGGACGAGGCGTGGGAGACCCTCGGCCCGATCCTGAAGTCGATCGCCGCGGTGGCCGAGGGCGAGCCGTGCGTGACGCACATCGGTACCGACGGCGCCGGTCACTTCGTCAAGATGGTCCACAACGGCATCGAGTACGCGGACATGCAGTTGATCGCCGAGTCCTACGACCTGCTCCGTCGTGCCGGCGGACACTCGGTCGACGAACTCGTCCAGATCTACGAGAAGTGGAACGAGGGCGACCTCGAGTCCTACCTGATCGAGATCACCGGCGAGGTCCTCAAGCAGCAGGACGCCGACTCCGGGAAGCCGCTCGTCGACGTCATCCGTGACGAGGCCGGGTCCAAGGGCACGGGTGTGTGGACGGTGCAGAACGCGGTCGGGCTCGGCATCCCCGTCTCCGGCATCGGTGAGGCTGTCTTCGCCCGCGCGGTGTCCTCGAAGCCGTCGCAGCGCGCAGCCGTCCAGCGCTCCGTGACGAACCGACCGGACGTGGTCGACGTCCCCGACACGTTCGAGGACGACGTCCGGGCCGCGCTGTACGCGTCGAAGGTGGTCGCGTACGCGCAGGGCTTCGACCTCATCATCGCCGGGGCGAAGGAGTACGACTGGGACATCGACCTCGGCGCGGTCGCGAAGATCTGGCGCGGTGGCTGCATCATCCGCGCCCAGTTCCTCAACCGCATCGTCGAGGCGTACGACAAGAACCCCGCGCTCGAGAGCCTGCTGGTCGACCCGTACTTCGCGGACGCCGTCGCCGAGGGCGAAGCGGCCTGGCGTCGCATCGTCGGCATCGCCGCTGCGTCCGGCATCCCCGCCCCGGGGTTCTCGTCCGCGCTGGCGTACTTCGACTCGCTCGCGTCCGATCGACTGCCGGCGGCGCTCATCCAGGGGCAGCGTGACTTCTTCGGAGCGCACACCTACCAGCGCGTCGACAAGGACGGCACGTTCCACACGCTGTGGTCCGAGGACGGCCGCCGCGAGGTCGAGCAGGAACCCTCCACCCACTGA
- a CDS encoding gluconokinase — MTDHDVLPPVLVMGVSGSGKSTIGQALADALAEQGQPSTFVDADDLHPGANKEKMRQGTPLTDEDRWPWLDACAARIAEVQASGHRCVMANSALKRAYRDRLRSAAPDLVIAFLDGSHDLIAERQAHRHHEYMPSSLLDSQFATLERPQPDETVVAVSIEGSVDDTVATITSALAVTSG, encoded by the coding sequence ATGACCGACCACGACGTCCTCCCGCCCGTGCTCGTGATGGGTGTCTCCGGCTCGGGCAAGTCCACGATCGGTCAGGCGCTGGCCGACGCGCTCGCCGAGCAGGGCCAGCCGAGCACGTTCGTCGACGCCGACGACCTCCACCCGGGCGCCAACAAGGAGAAGATGCGGCAGGGTACGCCGCTGACCGACGAGGACCGATGGCCGTGGCTGGACGCCTGCGCGGCACGGATCGCCGAGGTGCAGGCGTCGGGGCACCGGTGCGTGATGGCGAACTCCGCGCTGAAGCGCGCCTACCGCGACCGGCTGCGCAGCGCGGCACCCGACCTGGTGATCGCCTTCCTCGACGGCTCGCACGACCTCATCGCCGAGCGCCAGGCGCACCGCCACCACGAGTACATGCCGTCGTCGCTGCTCGACTCGCAGTTCGCGACCCTCGAGCGGCCCCAGCCCGACGAGACCGTCGTCGCGGTGTCCATCGAGGGGTCGGTCGACGACACCGTGGCGACGATCACGTCGGCGCTGGCGGTCACTTCCGGCTGA
- a CDS encoding SHOCT domain-containing protein encodes MHTALTTFAAVGPLGHGGPPFFLFPAFFLLVLLATAVVFGVLRRGGWRARSDARAVLADRFVRGDIDADEYRSRLAELSRK; translated from the coding sequence GTGCACACCGCTCTCACCACCTTCGCCGCCGTCGGCCCCCTCGGGCACGGCGGGCCGCCCTTCTTCCTGTTCCCGGCGTTCTTCCTGCTGGTGCTCCTGGCCACCGCCGTCGTGTTCGGCGTCCTGCGCCGCGGCGGCTGGCGGGCGCGGTCCGATGCCCGGGCCGTCCTCGCCGACCGGTTCGTCCGGGGTGACATCGACGCGGACGAGTACCGCTCGCGGCTCGCGGAGCTCAGCCGGAAGTGA
- a CDS encoding sensor histidine kinase, with amino-acid sequence MHRTPTAAAEATDDQRDGVRRFARFGRVLPVALVQIVGTLLAARFPTGPTDTVGPRGGPPWATHVLGSSIVDAAQPGPLAIVLLIVGVLVLPWRWRWPTGVLAVTLVTTIGYALLVSPRGPFVAALTMAAVNAWLHGRRTAVGVALGLAVTVLPTADEFLGRAPARNLDAVVLAVAWAAVTLSVAELVRVRLDRVADRRRRRAAAEQERARDERVRIARELHDSVAHSMSLINLQAGVALHLGSALPEQTRISLADIRETSREALVELRTILGVLRSVDGSGDRVVDRTDGPTGGTADRGSAGSEPLPGAADRTPVPGLDRLADLVERARAAGVDISATVDGDPAPVDRTTDRTAFRIVQESVTNVMKHAPEHRARIAVRFGPEIVDLSVEDSPAPDRDPADARVTPLLGPSGNGIIGMRERASAVGGTLSAGPTPDGGWRVVARLPSTVAARSSDAAEHEHEHEHEHEDEDEDEERS; translated from the coding sequence ATGCACCGCACCCCCACTGCCGCCGCCGAGGCGACCGACGACCAGCGAGACGGCGTCCGTCGCTTCGCCCGGTTCGGTCGGGTGCTGCCGGTCGCACTCGTGCAGATCGTGGGGACCCTGCTGGCCGCGCGCTTCCCGACCGGGCCGACCGACACCGTCGGCCCTCGCGGTGGCCCGCCCTGGGCGACCCACGTCCTCGGCTCCTCGATCGTCGACGCAGCGCAGCCGGGTCCGCTCGCGATCGTGCTGCTCATCGTCGGGGTGCTCGTCCTGCCGTGGCGCTGGCGGTGGCCGACGGGCGTCCTCGCCGTGACGCTCGTGACGACGATCGGCTACGCCCTGCTGGTCAGTCCGCGGGGGCCGTTCGTGGCCGCGCTGACGATGGCGGCGGTGAACGCGTGGCTGCACGGGCGCCGCACCGCGGTGGGTGTCGCGCTCGGACTGGCCGTCACGGTGCTGCCGACCGCCGACGAGTTCCTCGGCCGTGCACCCGCGCGGAACCTCGACGCGGTCGTCCTCGCCGTCGCCTGGGCAGCGGTGACCCTGTCCGTGGCGGAGCTCGTCCGCGTCCGTCTCGACCGCGTCGCGGACCGACGGCGTCGGCGCGCTGCCGCAGAGCAGGAACGCGCCCGTGACGAGCGCGTCCGCATCGCCCGTGAGCTCCACGACTCCGTCGCCCACAGCATGTCGCTCATCAACCTGCAGGCGGGTGTCGCGCTCCACCTGGGGTCCGCGCTCCCCGAGCAGACCCGCATCTCGTTGGCCGACATCCGTGAGACGAGCCGCGAGGCACTGGTCGAGCTGCGGACGATCCTCGGGGTCCTCCGGTCGGTCGACGGGTCCGGGGACCGGGTCGTTGACAGGACGGACGGACCGACCGGTGGAACGGCCGACCGCGGGTCCGCCGGGAGCGAGCCGCTCCCCGGCGCCGCGGACCGCACCCCCGTCCCGGGGCTCGACCGCCTGGCGGACCTGGTCGAGCGGGCACGCGCGGCCGGGGTCGACATCAGCGCGACGGTCGACGGTGACCCTGCACCGGTGGACCGGACCACGGACCGCACGGCCTTCCGGATCGTGCAGGAGTCGGTGACGAACGTGATGAAGCACGCTCCCGAGCACCGCGCCCGCATCGCGGTGCGGTTCGGACCGGAGATCGTGGACCTGTCGGTCGAGGACTCCCCGGCCCCGGACCGTGACCCGGCCGACGCCCGGGTCACGCCGCTGCTCGGACCGTCCGGCAACGGCATCATCGGGATGCGCGAGCGGGCCTCCGCCGTCGGTGGCACCCTGTCGGCCGGACCCACGCCGGACGGCGGGTGGCGCGTCGTCGCACGACTGCCCTCGACCGTCGCCGCGCGGTCGTCGGACGCGGCCGAGCACGAGCACGAGCACGAGCACGAGCACGAGGACGAGGACGAGGACGAGGAGCGATCGTGA
- a CDS encoding response regulator transcription factor, whose protein sequence is MTTTDEAIRVVLVDDQVLIRAGLRALVDAEPGMTVVGEAGDGDSAVAAVRRERPDVVLMDIRMPGTDGLVATQRISADPDLDGVHVVILTTFEEDSYVFEAIRGGAAGFLVKDTEPAELLRAVRTVHAGESLLSPGPTRSLVAAYATHAKPSALAPSLDVLTDRERQVMQLVALGLTNTEIAERLFVSPMTTKTHVSRAMIKLGARDRAQLVVFAYETGLVTPGWQP, encoded by the coding sequence GTGACGACCACCGACGAGGCCATCCGGGTCGTGCTCGTGGACGACCAGGTGCTCATCCGCGCCGGGCTCCGCGCCCTGGTCGACGCCGAACCGGGGATGACCGTGGTCGGCGAGGCCGGCGACGGTGACTCGGCCGTCGCGGCGGTCCGGCGTGAGCGTCCGGACGTCGTGCTGATGGACATCCGGATGCCGGGCACGGACGGGCTCGTCGCGACCCAGCGCATCTCGGCGGATCCGGACCTCGACGGCGTGCACGTGGTGATCCTCACCACCTTCGAGGAGGACTCGTACGTGTTCGAGGCGATCCGTGGCGGTGCGGCCGGCTTCCTCGTGAAGGACACCGAACCCGCCGAACTGCTCCGCGCCGTCCGTACCGTGCACGCCGGGGAGTCGTTGCTGTCGCCGGGTCCGACGCGCTCGCTCGTCGCCGCCTACGCAACGCACGCGAAGCCGTCCGCGCTGGCCCCGTCCCTCGACGTCCTCACCGACCGCGAGCGCCAGGTCATGCAACTCGTCGCCCTCGGCCTGACCAACACGGAGATCGCCGAGCGGCTCTTCGTCAGTCCGATGACCACGAAGACGCACGTCTCGCGCGCCATGATCAAGCTCGGTGCCCGCGACCGCGCGCAGTTGGTCGTCTTCGCCTACGAGACCGGGCTGGTCACTCCGGGATGGCAGCCGTGA
- a CDS encoding class I SAM-dependent methyltransferase, with protein sequence MSAPSAAARADARVVAAYDDRADEYAEILGSMDAVHPEDRTLVEDWADTTHGLLLDVGCGPGHWTAHLHRRGHAVIGIEPVPRFVELARAAAPEVDFRTGTIEATGLSDGGVGGVLSWYSLVHHRPDRVPVALAECRRILAPGGGLLVGFFEGPTLEPFDHAVTTAHRWPVERMVAAIEDAGLTVDAVHRRSDDGARPHAAVLAHRA encoded by the coding sequence ATGAGCGCCCCGAGCGCAGCAGCTCGAGCGGACGCCCGTGTGGTGGCGGCCTACGACGACCGGGCGGACGAGTACGCCGAGATCCTCGGGTCCATGGACGCCGTCCACCCCGAGGACCGGACGCTCGTCGAGGACTGGGCGGACACGACGCACGGACTCCTGCTCGACGTGGGATGCGGACCCGGCCACTGGACCGCGCACCTGCACCGTCGTGGCCACGCCGTCATCGGGATCGAGCCCGTACCGCGGTTCGTCGAGCTCGCGCGCGCTGCCGCTCCCGAGGTCGACTTCCGGACCGGGACGATCGAGGCGACAGGTCTGTCCGACGGCGGTGTCGGCGGTGTGCTCTCCTGGTACTCGCTCGTGCACCACCGTCCGGACCGGGTGCCGGTCGCGCTCGCGGAGTGCCGCCGGATCCTGGCACCCGGGGGCGGGCTGCTCGTCGGGTTCTTCGAGGGTCCGACGCTCGAGCCGTTCGACCACGCGGTGACGACCGCCCACCGATGGCCCGTCGAGCGGATGGTCGCTGCGATCGAGGACGCGGGTCTCACGGTCGACGCCGTGCACCGACGCTCCGACGACGGAGCGCGCCCGCACGCGGCCGTCCTCGCGCACCGGGCCTGA